One bacterium genomic region harbors:
- a CDS encoding AAA family ATPase produces MEIREELDILIRSRQPIISLVTGEEARARDLVKQVAGDLKNRDLFVWNSVMGFRREGEGANPLEEGRMDPLTALQRIEAYKGEGIFLILDFHPYFEEPVVVRMLRNLVYSLRASRKTLILLSPFFKLPLEVRDDVPQVFLPLPDYDTLSNLLHTLCESRGVKVDLNKESEEKLVKSALGLTENQARGVFLKSVLKHEVIDQSAITLVLSEKQKIIKKDEVLEFFPTREKISDIGGLDNLKEWLKKRDKAFSSRAKEYGLPDPKGILIIGVQGTGKSLTAKATSALWRLPLLRMDLGKVFGSLVGESEERIRKALLLAEAISPCILWIDEIEKAFSSVVSAGDSGTSARVFGTFLTWMQEKTKPVFVIATGNDIANLPPELMRKGRFDEIFFVDLPNYEERVEIFRVHLSKVRPVVRNFDIPKLAGATSGFSGAEIEQGIINAMYNAFDDGEREFSTEDVCQGVKEVIPISKLMHERIEKLRDWASERTRRANKDNK; encoded by the coding sequence ATGGAAATAAGAGAAGAGCTGGACATACTGATCAGATCGCGTCAGCCTATCATCTCGCTTGTAACCGGAGAGGAGGCGAGGGCGAGGGACCTTGTCAAACAGGTCGCGGGGGATCTTAAAAACAGAGACCTCTTCGTCTGGAACTCCGTCATGGGTTTCCGCAGGGAGGGCGAGGGGGCCAACCCGCTTGAAGAGGGAAGGATGGACCCCCTCACGGCCCTTCAGAGGATAGAAGCCTACAAGGGCGAGGGCATCTTTCTCATCCTCGATTTCCACCCCTATTTCGAGGAGCCCGTCGTAGTGCGCATGCTACGGAATCTGGTCTACTCCCTCCGGGCGAGCCGCAAGACGCTTATTCTCCTCTCGCCCTTCTTCAAACTCCCCCTTGAAGTTCGCGACGACGTTCCTCAGGTCTTCTTGCCGCTCCCGGATTACGACACCCTTTCAAATCTGCTCCATACCCTCTGCGAATCGCGAGGGGTGAAGGTGGACCTTAACAAGGAGTCGGAGGAGAAACTGGTCAAATCAGCCCTCGGCCTCACGGAGAATCAGGCGAGGGGGGTTTTTCTGAAATCCGTCCTCAAGCACGAGGTCATCGACCAGTCGGCGATAACCCTGGTCCTTTCGGAAAAGCAGAAGATAATCAAGAAGGACGAGGTGCTGGAGTTTTTCCCCACGCGGGAAAAGATAAGCGACATCGGCGGGCTGGACAACCTCAAGGAATGGCTGAAAAAGCGCGACAAGGCCTTTTCCAGCAGGGCCAAGGAATACGGCCTGCCCGACCCCAAGGGGATACTGATAATCGGCGTGCAGGGCACGGGAAAGAGCCTCACCGCGAAAGCCACTTCCGCCCTCTGGCGCCTGCCGCTCCTGCGCATGGATCTCGGCAAGGTCTTCGGCAGCCTCGTGGGCGAATCCGAGGAGCGCATCAGAAAGGCGCTGCTTCTGGCCGAGGCCATCTCGCCCTGCATCCTGTGGATCGACGAGATTGAAAAGGCCTTCTCAAGCGTCGTCAGCGCCGGGGATTCCGGCACCTCCGCCCGCGTCTTCGGCACCTTCCTCACCTGGATGCAGGAGAAGACCAAGCCGGTTTTCGTCATCGCCACCGGCAACGACATAGCCAACCTGCCTCCCGAACTGATGCGCAAGGGGCGCTTCGACGAGATATTCTTCGTCGACCTTCCGAACTACGAAGAGCGCGTCGAGATCTTCCGCGTCCACCTCTCCAAGGTGCGTCCCGTGGTCAGGAACTTCGACATTCCCAAGCTGGCCGGCGCGACCAGCGGTTTTTCCGGCGCCGAGATAGAGCAGGGGATTATAAACGCCATGTACAACGCCTTCGACGATGGGGAGCGCGAATTCTCCACCGAGGACGTCTGCCAGGGGGTGAAGGAGGTCATTCCGATCAGCAAGCTGATGCATGAGAGGATCGAGAAACTCCGCGACTGGGCCTCCGAGCGCACTCGCAGGGCCAACAAAGACAACAAATGA
- a CDS encoding DUF1257 domain-containing protein, with protein MRGSRNSATGPPSALAGPTKTTNESGGNTRSELMSHFTRVKTRIVDMLYLKRALGELNLQHKEGKVKIRGYMGKKMEVELRISTPDGYDIGFRKAGDTYEVVADWDMIKSISQESFIAEVTRRYATEVVKEQLKIDNYTLVEETKQGNELHLTMRRS; from the coding sequence ATGAGAGGATCGAGAAACTCCGCGACTGGGCCTCCGAGCGCACTCGCAGGGCCAACAAAGACAACAAATGAATCCGGCGGGAATACAAGGAGTGAGCTGATGTCCCACTTCACCAGGGTTAAGACCAGAATCGTCGATATGCTTTACCTCAAGAGGGCTCTTGGCGAACTCAACCTCCAGCACAAGGAGGGCAAGGTAAAGATTCGCGGCTACATGGGCAAGAAGATGGAGGTCGAGCTCAGAATCAGCACCCCGGACGGCTACGACATCGGTTTTCGGAAGGCGGGCGACACCTACGAGGTGGTCGCCGACTGGGACATGATCAAATCCATCAGCCAGGAGTCCTTTATCGCCGAAGTCACGAGACGTTACGCTACCGAGGTAGTCAAAGAGCAGCTCAAGATCGACAACTACACGCTGGTCGAAGAGACGAAGCAGGGAAACGAGTTACACTTAACCATGCGGAGAAGTTAG
- a CDS encoding DUF2997 domain-containing protein: protein MEEIKVTIDEKGNVKLTVFGAKGPKCLQLTAEMERLLGGEVDREFTSEYYQQETTESQRIKDKA, encoded by the coding sequence GTGGAAGAAATCAAAGTAACAATCGACGAGAAGGGCAACGTCAAGCTCACCGTCTTCGGCGCCAAGGGGCCAAAGTGCCTCCAGCTCACCGCCGAGATGGAGCGGCTCCTCGGGGGTGAGGTCGACAGGGAGTTCACCTCCGAGTACTACCAGCAGGAGACCACGGAGAGCCAGCGTATCAAAGATAAAGCGTAG
- a CDS encoding CGGC domain-containing protein has protein sequence MKVEIIRCQQTEDICPGTMDFTVAAGGQKAFEETGPVEIMGFVSCGGCPGKRAVARAKMLVDRGAEAVVLASCIGKGTPMGFPCPHFSQMADAIRRRLGSEARLIDWTH, from the coding sequence ATGAAGGTGGAAATAATCCGGTGCCAGCAAACAGAGGATATTTGCCCCGGAACGATGGACTTCACGGTTGCGGCCGGAGGTCAAAAGGCGTTCGAGGAGACCGGGCCGGTGGAGATCATGGGGTTCGTGTCCTGTGGCGGGTGTCCGGGAAAGAGGGCGGTCGCCAGGGCCAAAATGCTTGTGGACCGGGGCGCGGAAGCGGTTGTTCTTGCATCGTGCATAGGCAAAGGCACCCCGATGGGGTTTCCCTGCCCGCACTTCTCACAGATGGCGGATGCAATCCGTAGACGGTTGGGGTCCGAAGCAAGACTAATTGACTGGACACACTGA
- a CDS encoding HEAT repeat domain-containing protein: protein MEDTINRPLGDLLEEILHKGIPAYPDQIRRYHACQTANRVAILLGGLALGPALQEALNEWSLKTDSPEKFSLMIGLSHMGHPDAERYFLRYLPEKKPEKVTRVAIEALSRLRSEKYFEFLVKCVDDPYLFPAVADALVNIGGERAGELLLPHTERWEGFEALAKLAYPKARPLFIRALRQGPPMDAAAATALGKIGNPEDGERLSPLIGGKNHELSRAAFISYAKMGAPQGPEPLLRVAAKELQPWMVEPLSSLDSPEVYSLFMKNMESSKAGSLLKKMVFWKQEVKTENSWLYRGLRNCQDPAVAAELAVKLRQNPSKAELRALLQNKTLFTLESAEKDLLGLVQGNDLYASYLATRGWLNSPSTSFMTAAMKLLRMPGYVELDAATAIMDPQHLLESRSAELNPVLLVGRFLESGLVDLQSLQEKLKERLGQKKFPAVISPRTRFSALEDGGFGPFLEALGNAHSTIREELSRIWELFIDIEDESVPLFELFWSESGLHRGGIQRLIMRSLDGSVRRWIEGKDDRFLSELDSVESTIPRDGPLAARILGSFSSARVKLMSECKDIVVWMEGGGQRGDIVLIEKL from the coding sequence ATGGAGGATACTATAAACCGGCCTCTCGGGGACCTCCTGGAGGAGATTCTCCACAAGGGAATCCCTGCCTATCCCGATCAGATAAGACGCTACCACGCCTGCCAGACCGCGAACCGCGTAGCGATTCTTCTGGGGGGGCTCGCCCTCGGCCCGGCGCTTCAGGAAGCGCTGAACGAGTGGTCCCTCAAAACCGATTCCCCCGAAAAATTTTCCCTGATGATCGGCCTCTCCCATATGGGGCACCCCGACGCCGAACGCTATTTCCTGCGCTATCTCCCCGAAAAAAAGCCCGAGAAGGTGACGAGAGTAGCCATAGAGGCCCTGAGCAGGCTCCGGAGCGAAAAATACTTCGAGTTTCTCGTAAAATGCGTCGATGACCCCTATCTCTTCCCGGCCGTTGCCGACGCCCTCGTCAATATCGGCGGCGAAAGGGCCGGGGAGCTTTTACTTCCCCACACCGAACGCTGGGAGGGGTTCGAGGCGCTGGCGAAGCTCGCCTATCCCAAGGCCCGCCCGCTCTTTATCAGGGCGCTTCGGCAGGGGCCGCCGATGGACGCGGCGGCGGCGACGGCGCTGGGAAAGATCGGGAATCCGGAGGACGGCGAGAGGCTTTCGCCGCTTATCGGAGGCAAAAACCACGAGCTTTCGAGAGCCGCCTTCATCTCCTATGCGAAGATGGGCGCTCCGCAGGGGCCAGAGCCGCTCTTGCGGGTCGCGGCGAAGGAACTCCAGCCCTGGATGGTTGAGCCTCTCAGCAGTCTTGACAGCCCCGAGGTCTACAGCCTCTTCATGAAAAACATGGAGAGCTCAAAAGCGGGGTCGCTGCTGAAAAAGATGGTTTTCTGGAAGCAGGAGGTCAAAACGGAGAATTCCTGGCTCTACAGGGGCCTCCGGAATTGCCAGGATCCGGCTGTCGCGGCCGAGCTGGCCGTGAAACTCCGCCAGAATCCCTCAAAGGCCGAGCTTCGCGCCCTTTTGCAGAACAAAACCCTGTTCACCCTTGAAAGCGCTGAAAAAGACCTCCTCGGCCTCGTTCAAGGAAACGATCTCTACGCCTCCTACCTCGCGACAAGGGGCTGGCTGAATTCCCCCTCGACAAGTTTCATGACAGCCGCAATGAAGCTGCTTCGGATGCCGGGCTACGTCGAGCTGGATGCGGCCACCGCCATAATGGACCCGCAGCACCTGCTGGAATCGCGTTCGGCGGAGCTGAATCCCGTCCTCCTTGTCGGGAGGTTCCTCGAATCCGGCCTCGTCGATCTGCAATCCCTTCAGGAAAAGCTCAAAGAGCGCCTCGGGCAGAAGAAATTTCCCGCCGTCATTTCCCCGAGGACGAGATTCTCGGCGCTGGAGGACGGCGGCTTCGGGCCCTTCCTCGAAGCGCTCGGCAACGCGCACTCCACGATACGGGAGGAGCTTTCGAGGATATGGGAGCTTTTCATCGACATCGAGGACGAGTCGGTGCCTCTGTTCGAGCTTTTCTGGTCGGAATCGGGGCTCCACAGGGGCGGAATTCAGCGTCTCATCATGCGCTCCCTCGATGGCAGCGTCCGCCGGTGGATAGAAGGGAAGGACGACAGGTTCCTCAGCGAGCTTGACTCCGTGGAATCGACGATTCCCCGTGACGGCCCCCTTGCGGCGAGGATTCTAGGTTCATTTTCCTCCGCCAGGGTTAAACTGATGAGCGAGTGCAAGGATATCGTCGTCTGGATGGAGGGCGGCGGGCAGCGCGGCGATATCGTTCTAATCGAGAAGTTGTAA